One Halorientalis litorea DNA segment encodes these proteins:
- a CDS encoding HAD family hydrolase has translation MNSVEAVTLDLDGTLCEYRESSAELLARSFDQLGVEPFFTAEEYRQQLYVQVITDETKAERREEAFTTLAERADRDPKLGRQLATVYASMRDHGDVTPLPGAVDAVEYLRDRYALGLVTNGGPETQDPKLSTLGIADAFDEVVYGGYDTAPKPEPAPFHEAIRALDARPRRVIHVGNSVESDVWGADAAGIGAALVSDENQHMTAPDYLLGSLGELTPPPWE, from the coding sequence ATGAACTCGGTCGAGGCGGTGACACTAGACCTCGACGGGACGCTCTGTGAGTACCGCGAGTCGTCGGCGGAACTGTTAGCGCGGTCGTTCGACCAGTTGGGGGTCGAACCGTTCTTCACCGCGGAGGAGTACCGCCAGCAACTGTACGTGCAGGTAATTACTGACGAGACGAAAGCCGAGCGACGGGAGGAGGCGTTCACCACCCTCGCCGAGCGTGCGGACCGTGACCCGAAACTCGGTCGGCAACTCGCGACCGTCTACGCCTCGATGCGTGACCACGGGGACGTGACGCCGCTCCCCGGTGCCGTGGACGCGGTCGAGTACCTCCGTGACCGCTACGCCCTCGGCCTCGTCACCAACGGCGGCCCCGAGACACAGGACCCGAAGCTCTCGACGCTGGGCATCGCGGACGCCTTCGACGAAGTGGTCTACGGCGGCTACGATACGGCTCCAAAGCCCGAACCCGCACCGTTCCACGAGGCCATCCGCGCCCTCGATGCCCGCCCACGCCGGGTTATCCACGTGGGAAACTCCGTCGAGTCGGACGTGTGGGGTGCCGATGCCGCCGGTATCGGAGCCGCCCTCGTCTCGGACGAGAACCAGCACATGACCGCGCCGGACTACCTCCTCGGGTCGCTCGGAGAGTTGACGCCGCCGCCGTGGGAGTGA
- a CDS encoding GTPBP1 family GTP-binding protein produces the protein MSPDRAVLERAIERGEEEGGSVEFKERLTESLHARDGRFESLAAQLRHRVLSGDGEATYVVGVTDDGGIAGIDPDDFSESMDVLSLLAEEAGAHIEEVETWGVDGVGADGNGETSGIVGVATVREGSVMEDDEHIVVGTAGHVDHGKSTLVGSLVTGEADDGEGGTRSFLDVQPHEVERGLSADLSYGVYGFDEDGPVRMDNPHRKDDRARVVEEGDRLVSFVDTVGHEPWLRTTIRGLVGQKLDYGLLTVAADDGPTKTTREHLGILLATDLPTIVAITKVDLVDEDRVREVEREVERLLREVDKTPLRVDRHGVDAAIEEINETVVPVLTTSAVTTTGLDELDELFEHLPKTAGADRRDEDFCMYVDRTYNVTGVGAVASGTVRSGTVEAGDDLLLGPMQDGSFREVEVRSIEMHYHRVDEAEAGRIVGIALKGVAEVDIERGMVLLPRDADPDPVREFEAEVMVLNHPTRIGNGYEPVVHLETVSEAAAFYPEGGQLLPGDTGRARVRFKFRPYHIEDGQKFVFREGSSKGVGTVTDVTPE, from the coding sequence ATGAGCCCCGACCGGGCCGTCCTCGAACGCGCCATCGAGCGCGGCGAGGAGGAGGGCGGCAGCGTCGAGTTCAAGGAACGGCTCACCGAGAGTCTGCACGCACGGGACGGCCGCTTCGAGAGTCTGGCCGCCCAACTTCGCCACCGGGTCCTCTCGGGTGACGGCGAGGCCACCTACGTCGTCGGCGTCACCGACGACGGCGGCATCGCGGGCATCGACCCCGACGACTTCTCCGAGTCGATGGATGTCCTCTCGCTTCTGGCCGAGGAGGCCGGCGCGCACATCGAGGAGGTAGAGACGTGGGGCGTGGACGGCGTGGGGGCCGACGGGAACGGCGAGACGAGCGGCATCGTCGGCGTCGCCACCGTCCGCGAAGGCTCGGTCATGGAGGACGACGAACACATCGTCGTCGGCACGGCGGGCCACGTCGACCACGGGAAGTCCACGCTCGTCGGGTCGCTCGTGACCGGCGAGGCCGACGACGGCGAAGGGGGTACGCGGTCGTTCCTCGACGTTCAGCCACACGAAGTCGAGCGTGGCCTGTCGGCGGACCTCTCGTACGGCGTCTACGGCTTCGACGAGGACGGCCCGGTTCGGATGGACAACCCACATCGCAAGGACGACCGTGCTCGCGTCGTGGAGGAGGGCGACCGTCTCGTCTCCTTCGTCGACACGGTGGGCCACGAACCGTGGCTCCGCACCACGATTCGGGGCCTCGTCGGGCAGAAACTCGACTACGGCCTGCTCACCGTCGCGGCCGACGACGGCCCGACGAAGACCACCCGCGAACACTTGGGCATCCTGCTCGCCACCGACCTACCGACCATCGTCGCCATCACCAAGGTCGACCTCGTAGACGAGGACCGGGTTCGGGAGGTCGAACGCGAAGTCGAACGCCTGCTCCGCGAAGTGGACAAGACGCCGCTCCGCGTCGACCGCCACGGCGTCGACGCGGCGATAGAGGAAATAAACGAGACGGTCGTTCCCGTGTTGACCACGAGCGCGGTGACGACGACGGGGCTGGACGAACTGGACGAACTGTTCGAGCACCTGCCCAAGACGGCCGGGGCCGACCGGCGGGACGAGGACTTCTGCATGTACGTCGACCGGACGTACAACGTCACGGGCGTCGGTGCCGTCGCGTCCGGGACGGTCCGCTCCGGGACGGTCGAGGCCGGTGACGACCTGCTGTTGGGGCCGATGCAGGACGGGTCGTTCCGCGAGGTGGAGGTCCGCTCCATCGAGATGCACTACCACCGCGTGGACGAGGCGGAGGCCGGACGCATCGTCGGCATCGCGCTGAAAGGCGTCGCCGAAGTCGACATCGAGCGCGGGATGGTCCTCCTCCCGCGGGACGCCGACCCGGACCCCGTCCGGGAGTTCGAGGCCGAAGTGATGGTGCTGAACCACCCCACCCGCATCGGCAACGGCTACGAACCGGTCGTCCACCTCGAAACAGTCAGCGAGGCGGCCGCGTTCTACCCGGAGGGGGGCCAACTCCTGCCCGGCGATACCGGCCGCGCCCGGGTCCGGTTCAAGTTCCGCCCCTACCACATCGAGGACGGACAGAAGTTCGTCTTCCGCGAGGGGAGTTCGAAGGGCGTCGGCACCGTCACCGACGTGACGCCCGAGTGA